The Streptomyces sp. NBC_00483 genome contains the following window.
CGTCACCGGCGACCAGGTGAAGGTGCTCGACGCGATCCCGCTCACCACGAAGTCCGGCAAGCCCGTCACCGGGCTGTCGAACCAGGAGGGCCGGGACGAGAAGCCGTACTCGTACGACGCCGAGTCCCCGCTCTCGTACAACCCGAACGGTCTCGACACCGAGGGCATCGTGCGCGCGGCGGACGGCAGTTTCTGGCTCGTCGACGAGTACGGCCCCTCGCTCGTGCACGTCTCCGCGGACGGCCGGGTCCTCGCCCGGCACGTGCCGAAGGGGCTGGACCTGAAGGGCGCCGACTACCCGGTCGTCGAGTCGCTGCCGTCCGTGCTGCTGCACCGCAAGGTCAACCGGGGCTTCGAGGGGCTCGCCCAACTGCCGGGCGGGGACCTGGTCCTGGCCGTGCAGAGCCCGCTGTCGCTGCCGGACGAGGACGCGGGTGACGCCTCGCGGACGACGCGCCTGCTGCGGTTCTCGCCGAAGAGCCAGGCGGTCACGGCGGAGTACGCGTACCGCTTCGACCCGGTGGACGTGGTGGACCCCGGCGAGGACGACCCCTCCGAGCTGAAGATCTCCTCCGTCGTCGCCGTCGGCGGCGACCGGCTGCTCGTCGAGGAGCGCACGGACAAGGCGGCCCGCCTTCAGGAGGTGCGGCTCACGCGCGGCGCCGACATCCTGGGCGGGCGCTGGGACGACGCCGGCACGTCCCCGTCCCTGGAGCAGCTCGACGACCCGGCGGCGAAGGGCGTGCCGGTCCTCGCCAAGCGTCTCGTGGTGGACCTCGACAAGGTCGACGGCATCCCGGACAAGATCGAGGGCATCGCCCTCGCGGGACGCGACACCCTCGCCCTGATCAACGACAACGACTTCGGGATGACCGACGGCGACGGGGCGTTCGACGCGGACGGACGGCTCGTGGACAGCGGCGTCGAGACGAAGGTGACACACGTGAAACTGCCGAAGGGCGCCCTGTAGGAGCACCTCGCGGCCGTCGGCGCGCCCTGTAGAAGCACCCAGCGGCCGTCGAGTCCGCGAATTCAGCCGCCCAGCTCGCTGGGCAACTCGCTCGGCAGCTCACTGGGGATGTCCGAGGGCAGTTCGCTCGGCAGCCCACTGGGGAGCTCGCTCGGCAGGTTGCTGGGCAGCGAGGACGGCAGCTTGCTCGGGATACGGGGCGACGACGAGCGCGTGGCCTGTTCGCTGCTCTCGTCCGGCGACTTCTTGTCCCCGTCGGAGGAGCTGCCGCGGGTCGTCAGAAGAACGACGGCGCCCACGATCACCACGAGGGCGACGAGCGTCGCGATCACCAGGGACTTGCGCCGGTCGGGGCGGCGCGGCCCGTCGGGCGGCGGCGCACCGAAGCCACCGGGCGGCGGCACGTTGTTCGGCGGCGGGGGCGGCTGCGGCGGCATCGGGGGTAAGGACACCCCTCCAGAATTGCCGCATCGGGCCCAACGCGCGAGCCCCTGAGGGAAGTTGACCGACCGGACGACGTACGTCCGGTCGGTCACGGCCCTTCCGTACTTCCGTACGGGGCTTCCGTACGGGCTACGTCAGGCGCGCACGCCCAGCAGGTGGTCCATCGCCAGCTGGTCGAGGTACTCGAACGCCATGCCGCGCTCGGCGGCCGCGTTCACGTCGAACTCCTCGAAGGCGCTCTTGTCGGCGAGCAGCGCGGACAGGCCGTCGGCGGCGGTCGGCTTGGCGAGCTCGTCCAGGCGGGAGGCGGTCAGGGCCGCCTGGACCTCGGGGTCGTCGCGGAAGGCGGCGGCCCGGTCCTTGAGGATCAGGTAGTTGCGCATGCAGCCGGCGGCCGAGGCCCACACGCCGTCGAAGTCCTCGGTCCGCGGCGGCTTGAAGTCGAAGTGCCGCGGGCCCTCGTAGCCGGCCTGCTCCAGCAGGTCGACGAGCCAGAACGCGGCGCGCAGGTCGCCGGCGCCGAAGCGCAGGTCCTGGTCGTACTTGATGCCGGACTGGCCGTTGAGGTCGATGTGGAAGAGCTTGCCCGCCCACAGGGCCTGGGCGATGCCGTGCGGGAAGTTGAGGCCCGCCATCTGCTCGTGGCCGACCTCGGGGTTCACGCCGTACATCTCGGGCCGCTCCAGGCGCTCGATGAACGCGAGGGCGTGGCCGACGGTGGGCAGCAGGATGTCGCCGCGCGGCTCGTTCGGCTTGGGCTCGATGGCGAACTTGAGGTCGTAGTCCTGCTCGATGACGTACTCGCCGAGGAGGTCGAAGGCCTCCTTCATGCGGTCGAGCGCGTCGCGGACGTCCTTGGCGCCACCGGACTCGGAGCCCTCGCGGCCGCCCCACGCGACATAGGTCTTGGCGCCGAGCTCGGCGGCGAGGTCGATGTTGCGGATGACCTTGCGCAGGGCGTAGCGGCGCACGTCGCGGTCGTTGGCGGTGAAGCCGCCGTCCTTGAAGACCGGGTGCGTGAACAGGTTCGTGGTGGCCATCGGGACGACCATGCCGGTGGCGTCGAGGGCCTGCCGGAAGCGCTTGATGTGCGACTCGCGCTCGGCCTCGGAGGCACCGAAGGGGATCAGGTCGTCGTCGTGGAAGGTCACACCGTGGGCGCCGAGTTCGGACAGGCGCTGCACGGACTCGACCGGGTCGAGTGCCGGACGGGTGGCGTCGCCGAACGGGTCGCGGCCCTGCCAGCCGACGGTCCACAGACCGAAGGTGAACTTGTCGTCAGGGGTGGGCTGGTACGTCATCTCGCGGCTCCCTAGCCGTTGCCCGGCGGCCGCGCACATGGAGTGCGGCCGCCTATTTCGTCATGGCACTTTACAAATTAGTATGCGGGAACGCCGCTGGGAAGAGCCGACCGTCCTACAGACACAGATTTCCCGAGATTTCAGGAGAGCCGCATGTCAGCTGCCGATGGACCCCTCGTCGTAGGGGTCGACAGTTCCACGCAGTCCACGAAGGTGTTGGTCGTCGATGTCGCGACCGGCGCGACCGTGGCGCGCGGGCAGGCACCGCACACCGTGACCTCGGGCGCTGGCCGCGAGAGCGACCCCGAGGAGTGGTACCGGGCGTTGCGCGACGCGCTGGCCCAGTGCGGCGACGCGGCCCGGCGCGCCTCGGCGGTGTCGGTCGGCGGGCAGCAGCACGGTCTGGTGACGCTGGACGCGCAGGGGCGTCCGGTGCGACCCGCGCTGCTGTGGAACGACGTGCGCTCCGCGCCGCAGGCCCGCCGCCTCGTGGACGAACTGGGCGGGGCGAAGGCGTGGGCGGAGCGGTTCGGCATCGTGCCGGCGGCTTCCTTCACCGTGTCGAAGTGGGCGTGGCTGGCCGAGCACGAGCCGGAGTCGGCGCGCGCCACGGCCGCGGTCCGGCTGCCGCACGACTACCTCACCGGCCGTCTTACCGGTGACGGCACGACGGACCGGGGCGACGCGTCCGGTACGGGGTGGTGGGCATCGTCGACCGAGGCGTACGACGAGGACGTGCTCGGGCGCGTGGGGCTCGACCCGGCGCTGCTGCCGCGGGTGGTGGCGCCCGGCGAGGTCGCGGGCACGGTACGCGCGGGAACCGATCTGCCCTTCGCGGAGGGCACGTTGGTGGCGCCCGGCACCGGTGACAACGCGGCCGCCGCGCTCGGCCTCGGCCTGCTGCCGGGGACTCCTGTGCTGAGCCTCGGCACATCGGGCACGGTCTACGCCGTGTCGCGGAACCGGCCGGCCGACCCCTCCGGCACCGTCGCCGGTTTCGCGGACGCGCGCGGCGACTGGCTGCCGCTGGCCTGCACGCTGAACTGCACACTCGCGGTGGACCGGATCGCGGCGCTGCTCGGCCTGGACCGGGAGGCCGTCGAGGCGGGCGGCACGGCGACGATCCTGCCGTACCTGGACGGCGAGCGGACCCCCAACCTGCCGGACGCCTCCGGCCTGTTGACGGGTCTGCGGCACGACACGACCGGCGGGCAGCTGCTGCAGGCGGCGTACGACGGGGCGGTGCACGCGCTGCTCGGAGCGCTCGACCGGGTCCTCGACGCGGACGCCGACCCCGCAGCTCCCCTGCTGCTCATCGGCGGCGGGGCGCGCGGGACGGCCTGGCAGGAGACGGTGCGGCGGCTTTCGGGGCGGGCGGTGCAGGTGCCCGAGGCCGGCGAACTGGTGGCGCTGGGAGCGGCGGCGCAGGCCGCGGGCGTGCTGACCGGCGAGGACGCGGGGGCGGTGGCCCGGCGCTGGGACACGGCGCGCGGTCCGCTGCTCGAACCGGTGGAGCGGCGGGACGAGGCGGCGCTGGAGCGGATTTCGGGGGTGCTCGGGGAGGCGGGGGCGCTTCTCGGGAACGAGTGAGGCCCACCCGATGAGCGGGCCCGGGCCCACCTCCGGAAGATCGCACCTCACCGTCCCTGGGAGCATGAGCGCATGACCGCACCACTGCACCGGCCGCGACCGGGCACGTCCGACACCCAGCAGGCCATGCGCCGCCGCAACCTGTCCCGCGCCATGCACGCCGTCGCCGCCGAGGGTCCGCTCTCGCGGGCCGCGGTGGCGCAGCACATCGGCCTGACCCGGGCCGCCGTGTCCACGCTGGTCGACGAGTTGATCCGGGCGGGGCTGCTGGAGGAGCTGGGGCCGCAGCGTCCGGGCGGCGTCGGGCGGCCGGGCTCGGCGCTCGCCGTGAGCGGTCGGGGTCCTGCCGGTCTCGGCGCCGAAGTGGGCGTCGACCATCTCGCGGTGTGCGCGGTGGACCTGCGGGGCGAGGTGCGGGCGCGGGCACGGCGCCGGGTGAGCAATCGGGAGCGCGCACCGAAGCCCGTACTGGACGAACTCGCGGAACTGGTACGGGAGGTGACCGACGAGGCGCAGGCGGCCGGGCTGCGGCCCGCCGGGCTCGCGATCGCCGTGCCGGGCCTGGTCGCACGCGGCACCACGACCGTCGTGCGCGCACCCAACCTCGACTGGCACGACACGGATGTCGCGTCCCTGCTCCCGGTCGATGTGCCGGTCACCGTCGAGAACGAGGCGAACTTCGGCGCCCTCGCCGAACTGTGGCTCGCCGAGGACTCCCCCGCCGACTTCCTCCATGTGTCGGCGGAGATCGGCATCGGCGCGGCGCTCGTCGTGGACGGTCACCTCCTGCGCGGGACACGGGGGTTCGCGGGGGAGCTGGGCCACGTGCCGGTGCGCCCGGAGGGACCCGCGTGTCCGTGCGGCGGGCGTGGGTGTCTCGAGCAGTACGCGGGTGAGGAGGCGGTGCTGCGCGCGGCGGGCATCGAGCCCGGCCCCGACCGGGTGTCGCTGCTCGCCGAGCGGGCCGCCGACGGTGACGTCTCGACGCGCCGGGCGCTGCGCTCGGCGGGCACCGCGCTCGGCATCGCGCTGACCGGCGCGGTCAACCTCGTGGACCCGCGTGCGGTGGTCCTCGGTGGCGCGCTGTCCCGACTCGCACCGTGGCTTCTGCCGTCGCTGGAGCGGGAGTTGACCCGCCGCACGGCGTCCCCGGAGGACGGCGTCATCACCTCCGGCCTGGGTTCGGACGGGCCGCTGCTGGGGGCGGCGCACTCGGTGGTGCGGGCGGTGCTCGACGATCCGATGGGGGCGGTCGCCGCCTGAGGGCGGTGCGGGCCCCACCATTGGCTGCCGCGTTGACGCCACCTGCCCCCACGCACCGTGGCGCCGCTCCCCCACACGCCACTGGTTCGGACCTCTGACATGCGGTTGTTCACATTGCGTGGGTTGTCCACAGATCTTCCGCGCCCCCTTCCGCCCCAACCTGTGGGCCCCGTACCGTAATTCACGCGAGGCGCCGCACTCCCGTCCGTCCGACGGGTGGTGGCGTGCGCACGGGAAAGGGGGATTCCTGTGTCGGGGGATGTCACGGAGAGCGTCGAGCCGCCATCGGGGCGGGGCCAGGTCTACGCGTGTTCCGTCGTGGGCATATCGCTGGTGCTCGGCGTCGTCGGCGTCCCTACGCCCGTCATCCACTGCCCACAGAGCGGAGCGCAGTCCTCATGAGCGATCTCCGGATGCTGACCGTCCGGCCGGGGCCCGGCGAGTACGCCTGGACGTTCGGCGGTGCGCCGCCCGTCGCGCGCATCGCTCCGGGCACGGCGCTCGACCTGTTCACGGAGGACTGCTTCGCCGGCCGGGTCCGCTCCGAGAAGGACCTGGTCTCGGAAGTCTGCAAGTTCCCTTTCCTCAACCCGCAGACCGGCCCGTTCCACATCGAGGGTGCCGAGCCGGGCGACACCGTGGCGGTGCACTTCGTGTCGGTGGAGCCCGCGCGCGACTGGGCGGCGTCCACGACGGTGCCGCTGTTCGGGGCGCTGACGTCGACGCACGCGACCGCGACGCTGCAGCCGCCACTCCCCGAGACCGTCTGGATATGGCAGCTCGACCGGGCGCGCCGCACCGCCCTGTTCGCGGCGCGGGACAGCGATTTCATCGCCGAGCTGCCGATGGACCCGATGCACGGCACGGTCGGTGTCGCGCCCGCGAATCTGGAGGTCCGTTCGGCGCTCGTGCCGGACGCGCACGGCGGGAACATGGACACGCCGGAGATGCGGGCGGGCGTCACCTGCTACCTCGGCGTGAACGTGGAGGGCGCGCTCCTGAGCCTCGGCGACGGGCACGCGCGGCAGGGCGAGGGCGAGACCTGCGGCGTGGCCGTGGAGTGCGCCATGCGGACCGTCGTCATCGTCGAGCTCCTCAAGGGCGTGGCGACGCCGTGGCCGCGCATCGAGTCGGACACGCACATCGTCTCGACGGGTTCGGCCCGCCCGTTGGAGGACGCCTTCCGGATATCCCAGCTCGACCTGGTGCAGTGGCTCGTACGGGACTACGGCTTCAGCGAGTTGGACGCGTACCAGTTCGTGACGCAGACCGTGGAGTCGCCGCTGGCGAACGTCTGCGACACCAACTACACGTGCGTCGCCAAGCTCCGCAAGGAATGGCTGCCTGCACGCGAGACGCACCGCGGGCTGCACACACGGCTCCGCGAAAGCGCGGCGAGCCTGCCGCGCCCCGAACTCTGAGCCCCCGCCCCAACCGATCCCCCACCCCTCCACTCCCCCACTCCCCCACTCACCCCCACAGCACCGCACCCGCCCCACTGAGTTCCGCCCCACCGGTGACCCGAGAGGCAGGATTGACATGGACCGAGCAAAAGAATCATTCCCGAGCCGCCGCCGACTGCTCCAACTCGGCGCGCTCGCCGCGGCGCCCACCGCACTGCTGGCCACGGGCCGGGCCGACGCCCTGCCGCTGGCGACGGTGGACTACCCGAAGGCCCAGTCCGTTCCGGCGAGCAAGTCCAACTACACGGAGTCCGGGCGCCCGTTGTCGTACCCGGTCGAGTTCGTGATCGTCCACGTGACGCAGGAGTCGTACGCGACGACGCTCGACATCTTCAAGAACCCGGCCAAGCAGGTCTCCGCGCACTACGTCGTCCGCTCTTCCGACGGGCACATCGCCCAGATGGTGCGCGAGAAGAACGTCGCCTGGCACGCGGGGAACTGGGACTACAACACGCGCAGCATCGGCATCGAACACGAAGGGTGGGTCGACAAACCGGAGTACTTCACCGCCGCGATGTACCGGGAGTCGGCGGCGCTGACCGCGTCGATCTGCACGCGCTACGGCATCCCGAAGACCCGCGAGCGGATCATCGGCCACGTGGAGGTGCCCGGCGCGGATCACACGGACCCGGGCCCGAACTGGGACTGGGACCGGTACATGCGGCTGGTCGCCGCCTCCTGATCCCGGCGGGCGCGGCCGTCTCCACACCCGTGAGTGGCATGTGCCGAATCGCCCGATCCGTGTTCCGCTTCTTGTCGGCCCGCGTCCCCGGGGTGACGATGGTCGCGCCACCGCACCGTCGCGAAGGATCCCGCCTGGAGGCCGCGTTGACCGAACAGTGGGTCGCCCTGGAGCCGGGCACCGATCCGTCCGAGCGGGTCCGGGCGCTGCGCCGCGCGCACGACCGGTTCACCGCGGCCGGCACCGTGGCCCGCCCTGTGCGCCCCGTCGTCGCCGCGTCCTGGCGCCGCTCGGCGGGCGCGCACGTCAGCCCGGACGCCTCGGCGTCGGTGGAGATGCCGGAGGGCGATCTCGACAGCTACCGGGCGGAGCATCCGCTGGCCCGTGTGATGCCGCTGTTCCGCGAGTTGATGGGCACGTTCGCCGCGGACGGCGAGCATCTGCTCGCGGTGTGCGACGCGCACGGCAGGCTGCTGTGGGTGGAGGGGCACGCGCGTACGCGGCAGGCGGCGGACCGAATGAACTTCGTGCCGGGCGCCCGCTGGTCGGAGTCGGCGATGGGGACGAACGCGCCGGGCACGGCCGTCGCCGTCGACCGCCCGGTACAGGTGTTCGCGGCCGAGCACTTCATCCGCAAGGTGCAGCCGTGGACCTGTGCGGCGGCCCCCGTGCACGACCCGCACACCGGACGACTGCTCGGCGCCATCGACATCACGGGCGGCGACCGCCTCGCGCACCCGCACAGCCTGGCGTTCGTGCAGGCGGTGGCGCGCGCGGCGGAGTCCCAACTCGCCCTCCTGGCACCGCCACCGGCGGCCGAGCCGGCCCTGCGCCTGACGGTGCTCGGCCGCGACGAGGCCCTCCTCCTCACGCCGGACGGCCACAAGCTGCGCCTCAGCCGCCGCCACAGCGAGCTCCTCGTCCTGCTCTCCCGCCACCCGGAGGGCCTGACCGGCGACGAACTCCTCTGCTTCCTGTACGAGGACGAGTCCGTGACCCCGGTGACGCTGCGCGCCGAACTGGCCCGGCTGCGCCGGGTACTGGGCCCCGACGTGCTGCGCTCGCGCCCCTACCGGCTGTCGACGCCGGTCGACTCGGACCTCACCACGGTCGAGCGCCGCCTCGCCTCGGGAGCGGTCACGGCGGCGGCCTCGGCGTACACCGGCCCGCTCCTCCCCTTGTCGCAGGCGCCCGCCGTGGCCCGGATCCGGCACCGCCTCGTCGACGAACTCCGGGCCGCGCTCATCGCCCGCGCCGACCCCGACCTGCTGGCCGACTGGGTGCACGCACCGTGGGGCGAGGACGACCTGGACGTCTGGCGCGCGCTCGCGGCGATCCGCCCGACGCCGCCGGTGCTTGCCCGCCTCGCCGCGCTCGACGACGAACTGCGCTCCCCGGCCCCGTACGCAACGTAACTGCAACGTCCGGACTCCTAGCCTCCCTTGCGAACGCTGCCCAAAGGCGGGCAGCCGCACAGGAGGCCACTCACCATGACCCGCTACGCAGCGCCCGGCACGCAGGGCTCCGTCGTCTCCTACCAGGCCCGCTACGACCACTTCATCGGCGGCGAGTACGCGCCGCCCGCCCGCGGCCAGTACTTCGAGAACCCGAGCCCCGTCAACGGACAGCCGTTCACCGAGATCGCCCGCGGCACGGCCGAGGACGTCGAGCGCGCCCTCGACGCCGCGCACGCCGCCGCGCCCTCCTGGGGTCGCACGGCGCCCGGGGCCCGCGCGGACATCCTCCTCAAGATCGCCGACCGCATGGAGCAGAACCTCGAACTCCTCGCCGTCGCCGAGAGCTGGGAGAACGGCAAACCGATCCGCGAGACCCTCGCGGCCGACATCCCCCTCGCGATCGACCACTTCCGCTACTTCGCGGGCGCGGTCCGCGCGCAGGAGGGCTCCCTCTCCGAGATCGACGACGACACGGTCGCGTAC
Protein-coding sequences here:
- the xylA gene encoding xylose isomerase — translated: MTYQPTPDDKFTFGLWTVGWQGRDPFGDATRPALDPVESVQRLSELGAHGVTFHDDDLIPFGASEAERESHIKRFRQALDATGMVVPMATTNLFTHPVFKDGGFTANDRDVRRYALRKVIRNIDLAAELGAKTYVAWGGREGSESGGAKDVRDALDRMKEAFDLLGEYVIEQDYDLKFAIEPKPNEPRGDILLPTVGHALAFIERLERPEMYGVNPEVGHEQMAGLNFPHGIAQALWAGKLFHIDLNGQSGIKYDQDLRFGAGDLRAAFWLVDLLEQAGYEGPRHFDFKPPRTEDFDGVWASAAGCMRNYLILKDRAAAFRDDPEVQAALTASRLDELAKPTAADGLSALLADKSAFEEFDVNAAAERGMAFEYLDQLAMDHLLGVRA
- a CDS encoding ROK family transcriptional regulator, whose protein sequence is MTAPLHRPRPGTSDTQQAMRRRNLSRAMHAVAAEGPLSRAAVAQHIGLTRAAVSTLVDELIRAGLLEELGPQRPGGVGRPGSALAVSGRGPAGLGAEVGVDHLAVCAVDLRGEVRARARRRVSNRERAPKPVLDELAELVREVTDEAQAAGLRPAGLAIAVPGLVARGTTTVVRAPNLDWHDTDVASLLPVDVPVTVENEANFGALAELWLAEDSPADFLHVSAEIGIGAALVVDGHLLRGTRGFAGELGHVPVRPEGPACPCGGRGCLEQYAGEEAVLRAAGIEPGPDRVSLLAERAADGDVSTRRALRSAGTALGIALTGAVNLVDPRAVVLGGALSRLAPWLLPSLERELTRRTASPEDGVITSGLGSDGPLLGAAHSVVRAVLDDPMGAVAA
- a CDS encoding GAF domain-containing protein; translated protein: MTEQWVALEPGTDPSERVRALRRAHDRFTAAGTVARPVRPVVAASWRRSAGAHVSPDASASVEMPEGDLDSYRAEHPLARVMPLFRELMGTFAADGEHLLAVCDAHGRLLWVEGHARTRQAADRMNFVPGARWSESAMGTNAPGTAVAVDRPVQVFAAEHFIRKVQPWTCAAAPVHDPHTGRLLGAIDITGGDRLAHPHSLAFVQAVARAAESQLALLAPPPAAEPALRLTVLGRDEALLLTPDGHKLRLSRRHSELLVLLSRHPEGLTGDELLCFLYEDESVTPVTLRAELARLRRVLGPDVLRSRPYRLSTPVDSDLTTVERRLASGAVTAAASAYTGPLLPLSQAPAVARIRHRLVDELRAALIARADPDLLADWVHAPWGEDDLDVWRALAAIRPTPPVLARLAALDDELRSPAPYAT
- a CDS encoding N-acetylmuramoyl-L-alanine amidase, translating into MDRAKESFPSRRRLLQLGALAAAPTALLATGRADALPLATVDYPKAQSVPASKSNYTESGRPLSYPVEFVIVHVTQESYATTLDIFKNPAKQVSAHYVVRSSDGHIAQMVREKNVAWHAGNWDYNTRSIGIEHEGWVDKPEYFTAAMYRESAALTASICTRYGIPKTRERIIGHVEVPGADHTDPGPNWDWDRYMRLVAAS
- a CDS encoding acetamidase/formamidase family protein; the encoded protein is MSDLRMLTVRPGPGEYAWTFGGAPPVARIAPGTALDLFTEDCFAGRVRSEKDLVSEVCKFPFLNPQTGPFHIEGAEPGDTVAVHFVSVEPARDWAASTTVPLFGALTSTHATATLQPPLPETVWIWQLDRARRTALFAARDSDFIAELPMDPMHGTVGVAPANLEVRSALVPDAHGGNMDTPEMRAGVTCYLGVNVEGALLSLGDGHARQGEGETCGVAVECAMRTVVIVELLKGVATPWPRIESDTHIVSTGSARPLEDAFRISQLDLVQWLVRDYGFSELDAYQFVTQTVESPLANVCDTNYTCVAKLRKEWLPARETHRGLHTRLRESAASLPRPEL
- a CDS encoding esterase-like activity of phytase family protein codes for the protein MSPLVPGKRRTLGRSVAAGVPLAALVALGVAPAATGAPTGSAAAEVTGSARLGDVPLGEFSNALLPGTVDDDRGVDLGGIGSDLYPAGRKGEFWTVTDRGPNGQIKVDGTKRRTFPVPGFDPAIAKIRVTGDQVKVLDAIPLTTKSGKPVTGLSNQEGRDEKPYSYDAESPLSYNPNGLDTEGIVRAADGSFWLVDEYGPSLVHVSADGRVLARHVPKGLDLKGADYPVVESLPSVLLHRKVNRGFEGLAQLPGGDLVLAVQSPLSLPDEDAGDASRTTRLLRFSPKSQAVTAEYAYRFDPVDVVDPGEDDPSELKISSVVAVGGDRLLVEERTDKAARLQEVRLTRGADILGGRWDDAGTSPSLEQLDDPAAKGVPVLAKRLVVDLDKVDGIPDKIEGIALAGRDTLALINDNDFGMTDGDGAFDADGRLVDSGVETKVTHVKLPKGAL
- the xylB gene encoding xylulokinase, which codes for MSAADGPLVVGVDSSTQSTKVLVVDVATGATVARGQAPHTVTSGAGRESDPEEWYRALRDALAQCGDAARRASAVSVGGQQHGLVTLDAQGRPVRPALLWNDVRSAPQARRLVDELGGAKAWAERFGIVPAASFTVSKWAWLAEHEPESARATAAVRLPHDYLTGRLTGDGTTDRGDASGTGWWASSTEAYDEDVLGRVGLDPALLPRVVAPGEVAGTVRAGTDLPFAEGTLVAPGTGDNAAAALGLGLLPGTPVLSLGTSGTVYAVSRNRPADPSGTVAGFADARGDWLPLACTLNCTLAVDRIAALLGLDREAVEAGGTATILPYLDGERTPNLPDASGLLTGLRHDTTGGQLLQAAYDGAVHALLGALDRVLDADADPAAPLLLIGGGARGTAWQETVRRLSGRAVQVPEAGELVALGAAAQAAGVLTGEDAGAVARRWDTARGPLLEPVERRDEAALERISGVLGEAGALLGNE